Proteins from a single region of Catenulispora acidiphila DSM 44928:
- a CDS encoding FadR/GntR family transcriptional regulator has product MAVTDEAIEKIKEMIIKGRLRPGDRLPKEADLAAELGLSRSSLREAVRALSLIHVLDVRQGDGTYVTSLEPARLLEAMSFVVDFHRDDTVLEFLEVRRILEPAATAMAAQRVTDEEVAELREHLALIGNAPTVEDLVRNDLEFHSRIAACSRNVVLGSLLDSLSGPTTRARVWRGLTQEGALTRTLMEHTAILDALAERDSEGARAWATIHIVSIEQWLRNTLSEKRSTQG; this is encoded by the coding sequence ATGGCGGTGACCGACGAGGCGATCGAGAAGATCAAAGAGATGATCATCAAGGGCCGGCTGCGGCCCGGTGACCGCCTCCCCAAAGAGGCGGACCTGGCCGCGGAGCTGGGACTTTCGCGCAGCTCGCTGCGTGAGGCGGTCCGCGCGCTGTCGCTGATCCACGTCCTGGACGTCCGCCAGGGCGACGGCACTTACGTCACCAGCCTGGAGCCGGCGCGGCTGCTGGAGGCGATGAGCTTCGTGGTGGACTTCCACCGCGACGACACGGTCCTGGAGTTCCTGGAGGTGCGCCGCATCCTGGAGCCCGCCGCCACCGCCATGGCCGCGCAGCGCGTCACCGACGAGGAGGTCGCCGAGCTGCGCGAGCACTTGGCGCTGATCGGCAACGCTCCCACGGTCGAGGACCTGGTGCGCAACGACCTGGAGTTCCACAGCCGGATCGCGGCGTGCTCGCGCAACGTGGTGCTGGGGTCGCTGCTGGACAGCCTGTCGGGACCGACGACGCGCGCGCGGGTCTGGCGCGGGCTGACGCAGGAGGGCGCGCTGACGCGGACGCTGATGGAGCACACGGCGATCCTGGACGCGCTGGCCGAGCGGGACTCCGAGGGCGCGCGGGCGTGGGCGACGATCCACATCGTGAGCATCGAGCAGTGGCTGCGGAACACGTTGAGCGAGAAGCGGTCGACGCAGGGCTGA
- a CDS encoding ABC transporter permease: MSEATTMSDAAETVPAERPARFARPSTRWLREFSLLPAMALLILIGFIESPDFLTGDNFLAMLQQSTELSVLVLAEALILISGRMDLSLESTVTLAPVIALWLVLPTSGNRFNGLGFGAAWMAIPICLLVGAAVGTINGFLILKMNLNGFVVTLGMLTMLHGLVIVIDGGQTIFTLPPSFSYLGRTEWAGQPASVWICGILFAVGIVALGWYRHGRGLYAIGGNPGAAKAAGIRVERTVWIVLIIGSMLAAFAGMLYTGRLGSASASAGTGKIFEVFAATVIGGVSMNGGRGSLFGALTGVLTLKLIENVLTFGHVSANDIEFFNGVVILVALIVSRYTSGAAQD, from the coding sequence ATGAGTGAGGCCACGACGATGTCCGACGCGGCCGAGACCGTCCCGGCCGAACGCCCGGCGCGGTTCGCCCGCCCCAGCACCCGCTGGCTCCGCGAGTTCTCGCTGCTGCCGGCGATGGCGCTGCTGATCCTGATCGGCTTCATCGAGTCGCCGGACTTCCTGACCGGCGACAACTTCCTGGCCATGCTCCAGCAGTCGACCGAGCTCAGCGTCCTGGTCCTGGCCGAGGCGCTGATCCTGATCAGCGGCCGCATGGACCTGTCGCTGGAGTCGACGGTGACGCTGGCGCCGGTGATCGCGCTGTGGCTGGTCCTGCCGACCTCCGGGAACCGCTTCAACGGCCTGGGCTTCGGCGCGGCGTGGATGGCGATCCCGATCTGCCTGCTGGTCGGGGCGGCGGTCGGGACGATCAACGGCTTCCTGATCCTGAAGATGAATCTGAACGGCTTCGTCGTCACCCTCGGGATGCTGACGATGCTGCACGGCCTGGTGATCGTGATCGACGGCGGCCAGACCATCTTCACGCTCCCGCCGTCCTTCTCCTACCTCGGCCGCACCGAATGGGCCGGGCAGCCGGCCTCGGTGTGGATCTGCGGCATCCTGTTCGCCGTCGGCATCGTCGCCCTCGGCTGGTACCGCCACGGCCGCGGCCTCTACGCGATCGGCGGCAACCCCGGCGCCGCCAAGGCCGCCGGCATCCGCGTGGAGCGCACCGTCTGGATCGTCCTGATCATCGGCTCGATGCTCGCCGCCTTCGCCGGAATGCTCTACACCGGCCGCCTCGGCTCGGCCTCGGCCAGCGCCGGCACCGGGAAGATCTTCGAGGTGTTCGCCGCGACCGTGATCGGCGGCGTGAGCATGAACGGCGGCCGCGGCTCCCTGTTCGGAGCGCTCACCGGCGTGCTGACCCTGAAGCTGATCGAGAACGTGCTCACCTTCGGACACGTCTCGGCGAACGACATCGAGTTCTTCAACGGCGTGGTGATCCTCGTCGCGCTGATCGTCTCGCGCTACACCTCCGGCGCCGCGCAAGACTAG
- a CDS encoding sugar ABC transporter ATP-binding protein has protein sequence MTAHDLRAAGDTGRPVATAIAVSKSFGATRALIDVDISVAPGEAHALVGRNGAGKSTLVSLLTGLARPDGGRILFGGEGSPPLSDRAAWQARVACVYQKSTIIPTLSVAENLFLNRQSDGLRRISWKGLRGRAADLLAEYEIDVDPSAAASTLAVDQRQVLEIARALSFGARFIILDEPTAQLDGAKIAGLFDRLRRLQESGVAFLFISHHLSEVYEVCQTVTVYRDARHILTAPVAGLDKDQLIEAMTGEDRSERAQFAVDTYTPPAEAKPALEIRDLALTGAYSAFSVTVGEGEIVGLAGAGGSGVVTLGETVAGLHRPSAGTVTVSGTNVRTGSVPDALHAGLGFVPEDRHAQGVVPMRPIAENITLTAMDRLGRHGFFTGDSLRRAGSALMDRLDVKAEGPDQPVGALSGGNQQKVVMGRALANSPKALVLIRPTAGVDVKSKESLLGTVRQAADEGCGALLVSDELDDLRIAHRVLVMFKGEVVAEFPSGWGDAELVAAVEGLSAGAPAAGHAEHTEHTEHAAEPGTEHEQHTLTNNEGSGHE, from the coding sequence ATGACAGCGCACGACCTGAGGGCGGCCGGTGATACCGGCCGCCCCGTCGCCACGGCGATCGCCGTCTCGAAGAGCTTCGGTGCCACGCGGGCGCTGATCGATGTCGATATCTCTGTCGCGCCTGGGGAGGCGCATGCGCTGGTTGGGCGGAATGGCGCTGGGAAGTCGACGTTGGTGTCGTTGCTGACCGGGTTGGCGCGGCCGGATGGGGGGCGGATCCTGTTCGGGGGTGAGGGTTCGCCGCCGTTGTCCGATCGGGCGGCTTGGCAGGCCCGGGTTGCGTGTGTGTATCAGAAGTCGACGATCATTCCGACGTTGTCGGTGGCGGAGAACCTGTTCCTGAACCGGCAGTCTGACGGGCTGCGGCGGATCAGTTGGAAGGGGTTGCGCGGGCGTGCCGCGGATCTGCTCGCCGAGTACGAGATCGACGTGGATCCCTCCGCCGCGGCCTCGACGCTGGCCGTGGACCAGCGGCAGGTGCTGGAGATCGCCCGCGCGCTGTCGTTCGGGGCGCGGTTCATCATCCTGGACGAGCCCACCGCGCAGCTGGACGGCGCGAAGATCGCGGGGCTCTTCGACCGGTTGCGGCGGCTGCAGGAATCCGGCGTGGCGTTCCTGTTCATCTCGCACCATCTGTCCGAGGTGTACGAGGTCTGCCAGACCGTCACGGTCTACCGCGACGCCCGGCACATCCTCACCGCGCCGGTCGCCGGGCTGGACAAGGATCAGCTGATCGAGGCGATGACCGGCGAGGACCGCTCGGAGCGCGCGCAGTTCGCGGTCGACACCTACACACCGCCCGCTGAAGCGAAGCCTGCGCTGGAAATCAGAGACCTGGCTTTGACCGGCGCCTACTCCGCCTTCTCCGTCACCGTCGGCGAGGGCGAGATCGTCGGCCTGGCCGGCGCGGGCGGCTCCGGCGTCGTGACGCTCGGGGAGACGGTCGCCGGGCTGCACCGCCCGAGCGCCGGGACCGTGACGGTCTCCGGGACGAACGTGCGCACCGGCAGCGTGCCGGACGCGCTGCACGCCGGGCTCGGCTTCGTGCCGGAAGACCGGCACGCCCAAGGCGTCGTCCCGATGCGCCCGATCGCGGAGAACATCACGCTCACCGCGATGGACCGGCTGGGGCGCCACGGATTCTTCACCGGCGACTCGCTGCGCCGCGCCGGCAGTGCCCTGATGGACCGGCTGGACGTCAAGGCCGAGGGACCGGACCAGCCGGTCGGCGCGCTGTCCGGCGGCAACCAGCAGAAGGTCGTCATGGGCCGCGCGCTGGCCAACTCGCCGAAGGCGCTGGTGCTGATCCGGCCGACCGCCGGCGTCGACGTCAAGTCGAAGGAGTCGCTGCTCGGCACGGTCCGCCAGGCCGCGGACGAGGGCTGCGGCGCGCTGCTGGTGTCCGACGAGCTGGACGACCTGCGGATCGCGCACCGGGTACTGGTGATGTTCAAGGGCGAGGTCGTCGCGGAGTTCCCGAGCGGCTGGGGCGACGCCGAACTCGTCGCCGCGGTCGAGGGACTGAGCGCCGGCGCGCCGGCCGCGGGACACGCGGAACACACAGAACACACAGAGCACGCCGCCGAACCCGGCACAGAACACGAGCAGCACACGCTCACGAACAACGAAGGGTCCGGCCATGAGTGA
- a CDS encoding sugar ABC transporter substrate-binding protein — translation MRLHRTSRSVMALTAVVALGLSAAACGRGGSKSDSGGKKIGIDFPRSDSDFWNSYAKYVNADVKSGSMNALPPTNSNNKTDTLVSNVTTLTGQGAKVIVMAPQDTGAIASTLDSLASKKIPVVSVDTRPDKGQVYMVVRADNKAYGTKACQFLGDKLKGTGTIVEFEGDLTSINGRDRSQAFGDCMKQNYPNIKVEAEPTNWVGDTAAAKLQDALNAGTVNGIYMQAGGVFLAPTLSLLKQKNLLVPPTDPKHIFIISNDGIPAEFQAIKAGQIDATVSQPADLYAKYALFYAQAAAQGKTFAPGPTDHNSTIIQLPNGLEDQLPAPLVTSANVDDSSLWGNQVGK, via the coding sequence ATGAGGCTGCACCGTACTTCTAGATCAGTAATGGCCCTCACGGCCGTTGTGGCGCTCGGACTGAGCGCCGCCGCCTGTGGACGAGGCGGCTCCAAGTCCGACTCCGGCGGCAAGAAGATAGGCATCGACTTCCCCAGGTCGGACTCCGACTTCTGGAACAGCTACGCCAAGTACGTCAACGCCGACGTCAAGTCCGGCAGCATGAACGCGCTGCCGCCGACGAACTCCAACAACAAGACCGACACCCTGGTCTCCAACGTCACGACGCTGACGGGCCAGGGCGCCAAGGTCATCGTGATGGCGCCGCAGGACACCGGCGCGATCGCCAGCACCCTGGACAGCCTGGCGAGCAAGAAGATCCCGGTGGTCAGCGTGGACACCCGCCCCGACAAGGGGCAGGTCTACATGGTCGTCCGCGCCGACAACAAGGCCTACGGCACCAAGGCCTGCCAGTTCCTCGGCGACAAGCTCAAGGGCACCGGCACCATCGTGGAGTTCGAGGGCGACCTGACCTCCATCAACGGCCGCGACCGCTCCCAGGCCTTCGGCGACTGCATGAAGCAGAACTACCCGAACATCAAGGTGGAGGCCGAACCGACCAACTGGGTCGGCGACACCGCCGCCGCCAAACTCCAGGACGCCCTGAACGCCGGCACCGTCAACGGCATCTACATGCAGGCCGGCGGCGTCTTCCTAGCCCCGACCCTCTCCCTGCTCAAGCAGAAGAACCTCCTGGTCCCCCCGACCGACCCCAAGCACATCTTCATCATCTCCAACGACGGCATCCCGGCAGAGTTCCAAGCCATCAAGGCCGGCCAGATCGACGCCACCGTCTCCCAACCCGCCGACCTCTACGCCAAGTACGCCCTCTTCTACGCCCAAGCCGCCGCCCAGGGCAAAACCTTCGCCCCCGGCCCGACCGACCACAACTCCACCATCATCCAGCTCCCCAACGGACTCGAGGACCAGCTCCCCGCCCCGCTGGTGACCTCGGCGAACGTCGACGACAGCTCCTTGTGGGGCAATCAGGTGGGCAAGTGA